Within bacterium, the genomic segment GCCCGACATCGCTCAACAGTTGTGGGTCGGTTATCTCTTCTTGAAACCTCTCCCTTCGGTCTGTCGGTAACCGCCGATGGATCTGCCGTGTCTGGCGGTTCTCATGTCCCTGCCGTGCGCTTTCGCCTGCTCGTTGATCTGGTGGTCCACGCTGCGGCGTATGTGCTTGTCGTGGAGATCGTCGCGCTTCTTCTCCTTCTTTGAGCCGGACATACACTCTCCTTCGTTACCCTCTCGTTGCGGGGACGCCGTGGGCGGATCGGCGGGTCGGGTGAGGGGATGGTCTTGTGAGCGATTTACCGTGGGCTGCGGGAACTAAGGCGGTATTAGGAACCTCGAGGCGGCGTGTCTCAAGGGCTTGCCTCCATGCTGCGCACACGCATCACCCTATATATAGCCCCATTTCGCGCGGAAAACAAGACAAGCAAAAGTCGGGCCAGGACGTTTTTTCGACCTCCCGGTCACCGGGCCGCCCCACCGTCCGCGTTGACTGGCCCCGGGCGCCGTGCTAGCATCGTGGCGCGCAGAAAGGGGGCCCCGCCTTTGAAGACGAAGTTATCCGCCGCGATTGCGCTCACCGCCGCCCTCGTCTTCCTCGGCCTGGCCGCCGTGACGGCGGAGCCGGTCGTGTTCACCGCCGCCGCCACGCAGCCCGCTTACTGGCGTTACGAGGTGGTGGTCGTCACCGCCGAGGGCTCACCCCCCGGGACCGAGCGTGTGGTCGGCGTCCCCGAGCGCAACGGCGAGACGGTCACCGGCGTCTCGGGGCGAAAAGAGGTCGAGTTCCGCCTGGAGGACGGCCGCTGGGTGGGGCGCTGGGCCATGCCCTGGGACCCGGACCTGGGCGACTACGCGATGACCGTGCGCGCCCTGGACTCGGCCGGCGAGGAGCTGGGCTCGACCACGGCCGGATTCCGCATCCGGGGAAAATCCCCCAACGGCAGGGTCCCCCTGCCGCACTTCGCCGTCACCCTGGAGACCGACGCCGATTACTACGCCGCGCGTCTGGGCGGGCCGCGGATGCGCGTCCCCGGCTGGAAGAACGTGGTCGCCTGGCCCGAGTACGCCGGGGCCGACTCGGTCTGGTTCTGCGCCGGGATGACCAAGGCCGCGCACCACCCCACAGCCGAGCACCCCTGGCTCCAGCGCGACCTGGACCTGGTGCCGGTGCTGGCGCGGGAGTGCCACCGGGCCGGGATGGCATTCGGCGCCTGGATCGCCTGCTTCTTCCCCTACGGCGAGGTGCGTCCCGACATCCCCTACGAGTTCTCGCGCAACTACGTAATCCCCGAGGACCCCACCGCCAAGCCCGGTTTCTGGACGACGCTCAACGCCAGCCTCGACTGCGAATTGCGCAAGCGGCAGATCGTCGAGCTGGCGAAAAACCTGCAGGCCGAGCCCCAGGTGGACTACGTCGGCCTGGACTACATCCGCTCGGGCCCCGGCGGCTTCGAGCTGGTGACCGACATGGTGACCGAGCTGGGCCTGGAGCCCTACGACGGCTTCACGAGTGAGCCCATCGAGGTGCAGATGGCGTGGCTGGTGGGGGCGACGCGCTCCAATGAAAGCATGAAGCGGCTGTGGCAGTGGTGGCGTGCGAGTAAGGCGGCGCGGACGCTGGCCGAAATCAAAGGGCGCGCCGGCATCACCAAGCCCCTGTGGTGCTTCGTCCTCGGCTGGTGCCACCAGCACGGGCAGGACCCGCTGATGATGACCGACGCCGGGGCGGATTTCGTCGCCCTCATGCTCTACGACGCCACGCGCAACGAGTTCGACGGCCTGATGCGCGAGTGGCCCAAGGAGTACCGCGACGGGCGGACGAACCTCGTGGCCGGGGTCATCGCCGACCCGGTCCAACTGGTCAACCCGTACAACCCCGCCGCGCCCTTCCCCCTCGAAATGGGGAACCGGGCGGAGCAGGCCACCGACGGCCTGGCCGGTTCCGCCGGGCCCTGGGACGACCTCCTCGCCGAGGATCCGAACTATTTGGATAAGTTCGGCCCCCTGCGCGCCGACGGGCTCGTCGAGGGCCTCTTCCTCCACGACCTCGAGCGGATGGCCTACCGTACCGGCGGCTGGACCATAGACGACTACATCGTGGCCGGGGCGTCGGCCATGAGCCGCCTGCGCGCCCTCACCGGCGACATCCCCGTCGAGATAAAGGTCGGGCGCCCCGCGGGGGTGGGCGCCTTCCTCTTCGACGTGCCGGTCGAGGTGACGAACCTGGGCTCGAAAACCCTGAAAAATATCCGCGTCCGCACAGAGCCCACGCGCAACGCGAGCATCGCCAAGGACGGGGCGGTTTACATCGCGGAGCTGGCCCCCGGCGAGACGGTGACGGTCACGCCGAAGCTCTACGCCTACGAGTATACCGATGAGCACGTAATCGCGGCCAGCGCGTGGTGGGGCGGTCCCCGGCCCGCCGATGTGGCCTTCGCCTGCCGCTACCAACTCCCGTGGGCGAAAAAGGAAGAATAAAATCGGCCCGCAGGGAGGTTTATCCCACGGTCCGCTCTACGTCGGAGTAGCCTCGCTTTATCGTTGATTTTCGTTGGCTTTATTAATTTCCTTTGCTTCTTTTAAATCTATCCTAGCTTTATAGCCATGCTTGTTTAGGAGGTGAAGCAGGTGATTTCCGCTAAGAAGGGTTAGAGGTTTATCCTTGGCAAACTGATAAGAATCAGTACCGTAATCCGAGGTGGAGATAAGAATACCCCTGGAGGCACCTTCGTTGATCAATGTTCCATATAAATCTCGAACTGCCGATACAGGCACTGTATTTGTGTATCGCTTCGCCTGAATCACGATCTTCCCCCCCCGAAGGGGATCTGGATCAAAGGCTACAGCATCAACACCACCATCTCGACTTGCTTGTGTAATTTTTACTTCGCCGCCGGACTCTGTAAATTCTTTTTCGAATAGCTCACGAACAAGGTGTTCGAAATCCTCCCAACTAATACACGCAATATTCATCCCTTCAGATAGCTTTTCTGCAACAGCGTATGATGCGACAAACCGAGAATCCTGTTTGTCCATTTGGAGGATTGGATTTACAGGTGTCATGCCGTAGAGTTGAGCACTACCAATCCCTTTGAGCTTTTTAAAGCAGCTTTTTACATCAACAGCAGATAAATTTATATCCAAGAAATCCTTTTTAGTTGTCAGTAGTGAAACGATACAACTTGTTTCTTCTTTACCTGTTGATTTATCTATGTAATTTACTATACCATTCAATGCCACAGCATCTAAAACGTCGGTTGTGTCAGCGTCAAATAGTTCATGTATCGTTCGCAACAGCATTTGATAGACGACACTATCATATAATTTGTTAATATCCTGTTCCTTTAATAATACTTCTTGAATTTCGTCTTTGGTCTTTATATATTTAACCTCTTTTAAACTCGGTATATCAGAAGGGGAGGGTAATTGCATATCCACAATTAACTGACGATTTTCAGCATTGTATAGAAGCTCGTGATCAATTGAAATCCAATTGGGATAATTTGACTTAGATATAATAATACTAAAGTATTGTTCTATCGCTTCACGTTCATTATTTTCGTAACTTTTTCTTAGTTGATCTATCTCATTATGTTGTAGTTGTTGTTCTTCTTCATATTTTCTCTTTTCGTTTTCCCAATCTTCCGTTTTCTTTTTATATCGTTCTGTTGCTTGTTTGTTAGTTTCTGAAACTTTTTGACTTTCTTGTTGCCAGGTATTAAGTGCAACATCGTATTTTTGCTTTGATTGGTCAAGACGTTTCTTTTTAATTCCGGAGAAGATACGCCCTATAATTCCCAGTTTAGCTTTGTATATGGGGTCTTTGATATCAGGTTGTACCGGCAGAACTTTAAGTTTAGGCTCGCTTGGTTTTGTTGTCGGAAAGGGTGTAAAATCTTTTAATGAATCCCAATCTATGGAATGAGAAGTTTGTAAACTAGTAAGCAGTAGTGTTGTTGCCTTGTTAATTTCTTCTTTAGCAGATTCCGTTTTTTGCCTGACAATTTCAATCTTTTGTTCAAGACGCATTTTAGCTTCTTGTTTTCTCTGGATTTCTTCCCATTTGGCATTCCACTTGTCCATTAACGCGTTTGCCTTTTCTTCTAGAGCATGTTTATCGTAACCTGTCATGAACTTGTACTCATGTAATCCATCATGTTTAACTTCGACGGAGTACTTAATCCTTCCGCTGGTTGAATAAGAACGTCTGCTACTTGTTGTAGCAAGTTTTGCGAGTGATCTAAGTAATCCGCTACTACGAGTCATCTTCTACATCCTTTCATGTAGCCTTCCATTTCAAGGTCATAGTAGGATAGTCAACAAAAACTTGTCAAGCTAGTTGGATACACTCAGGTTCTAGCGCCCTCGAAAAAGAGGAGCTGAGATGACCGAGCAACCGAACCTCCTGGCGCGGAAAATTTGCGCCTACTTCGACGAGAAGGCCGCGAAGCCCCTCTCGCCGGATACTATATCCGAGGCCCTCCACGCCAACAACGAGGCCGTCCTCGACGCCCTCGAGGAGCTGGAACAGGAGGGCCGCCTCTTCGCCAATAAAGCCGGGCGCTACGGCCTGCCGCGCATGATGGGCCTCGTCGTCGGCCGCCTGAAGGGCAACGAGCGCGGCTTCGGCTTCATCATCCCCGACGAGGAGGGCCAGACGGACGCCTTCGTGGGGCGGGGCAACTTCGGCACGGCCATCCACGGCGACCGCGTGGTTGGGCGCGTCCTGGGCGACACCCGCGGCCAGGGCATCGAGGCGAAAATCATCCGCGTCCTGGCCCGGGCCCGGGAGACCATCGTGGGCACCTTCCGCATCCGGGGCGACGTGGCCTTCGTGGCCCCGCTCGATAGGCGCATCCACGTGGCGGTCATCGTCGCGCACAAGGACTGGTTCGGCGCGCAGCACGGCGAGGTCGTGGTGGCCCAGGTGCTGGACTGGGAGGCCCCCCGCGAGATCCCCGTGGGCAAGGTAATCGAGGTCCTGGGCGATCCCGACGATCCCGGCGTGGACATCCTGGCCATCGTCCGCAAGTTCGAGCTCCCCGACGAGTTCCCCCCCGAGGTCGAGGCCGAGGCCGAGAAGTGCGACCCGGCCATCGCCGACGAGGAATGGACCTGGCGGAAAAACCTCTCCGACGAGTACATCATCACCATAGACCCGGTGGACGCCAAGGACTTCGACGACGCGATAAGCCTGGAGGAGAAAGACGGCGGCTGGCGGCTGGGGGTCCACATCGCCGACGTGTCGAATTACGTGGTCCCCGGCACGGAGCTGGACGAGGAGGCCTTCCTGCGCGGCAACAGCGTGTACCTCCCCGACCGGGTGCTGCCCATGCTCCCCGAGAGGCTCTCCAATTTCGTCTGCTCCCTGCGGCCCGGCGAGCTCAAGCGCACGGTGAGCGTCATCGCCGACCTCGACGCCAGGGGGGAGGTCACGGCGGTGGAGGCGACCCCCTCCGCGATAAACTCCCGGTACCGGCTGTGGTACGAGCTGGCCCAGGATTTGATTGACGGCAAAAAGAGCCCCGACGTGCAGGAGCTCGGCCACGGCAGGAGTCAGGCGGAGCTGGACGAGCTGGCCGACCGATTGCGGCGGATGGACGCCCTGGCGAAGGTTCTGTACAAAAGGCGCCTGGACCGCGGGGCCATAGACCTGGACCAGCCCGAGGCGAAGATAATACTGGACGAGGCCTCCGGCAAGCCGCTGGAGATTCGGGTCAAGGAGCGCCTGCGCACCCATCAGCTCATCGAGGAGTTCATGCTGTTGGCCAACGAGGCGGTGGCCAAGCTGCTGACCGACGCCAAGGGGCCGGCACTCTACCGCATCCACGACAAGCCGGACCCCCGCTCGCTCCAGCACCTCTCCAAGTCGCTCAAGTTCCTGCAGATGGACTTCTCCGGCGACGAGCTCGCCGATCCCCGGGCGATGCAAAGGCTCATCAAGGCCGCCGAGGGCAAGCCGCTCGAGCGGCTCATCAAGTTCATGCTGCTGCGGAGCCTCCAGCGGGCGGTGTACTCGCCGAAGAACGTCGGGCACTTCGGGCTGGCCTCGGGCTGCTACACGCACTTCACCAGCCCCATCCGGCGCTACCCGGACCTGGTGGTGCACCGGCTGCTCAAGGCGCTCCACGCCGGCGACGGGTCGCCCTACGACCGGACCGAGCTCTCGGGAATCGCCAAGCACACCTCGGCCACGGAGGAGCTGGCCGAGGAGGCCGAGCGCGAGGCGGACGAGTTCAAGAAGCTGGAGTACCTCACCGGGCATTTAGGCGAGGTTTTCGCCGGGACCATCACCGGGGTGATTGCCAAGGGCGTCTTCGTCGAGCTGAACGACCTGTTGATCGAGGGGCTGGTCCACGTGGCGAAGCTGGGCGACGACTACTACAGCTTCCAGGAGTCGCCGGACCAGCTCGTGGGACGGAACACCGGCAACACATACCGTCTGGGGGACAAGCTCCAGGTGCAGGTGGTGAAGGTGGACCTGGCGGCGCTGCGGCTGGACCTGGACCCGGCGGGTAAAATACCCGAGAAGAAGGCGGACCGCGGTCGGAGGCGGCCCCCCGCGGAAGGCGAGCCCCACTGGCTCAAGTACCTGCCGCCCAAGCAGCGCAGCCGCGCGAGCCGGAGGAAAAAGTATAAGAAGTAAACCGAATCCCCTCCCCCCTCTGGGGGGCGGCGTGCCGACGGGTTAGGGTGAGGGTCGAGGTTGGAAACGTGAAAGCGGCGGCCCGCGGTCTCCCTCTCCCCGTGGGAGAGGGTAGGGGTGAGGGCTTCCTTAGAAAAAACGGGCGGACCTAAAGGTCCGCCCCTACGAGTTCACGTAAGATGTCACCTTGTGATAACCACCCGGCGGGTGATGGCGCCGGCGTCGGTGGCGAGGCGCACGAGGTACACGCCGGGTGGAAGCGTCGAGGTGTCGTAGGCGAATTCGTGGCGGCCGGGGGCGGTGGGGACGGTCACGGAGGATTCCACGAGCCGGCCCGAGAGGTCGTAGAGCGAGAGCTCTACGTTTTTCGTACCCTCCGGGAGGAAGTAGCTCAAGGTCACCTGGTCCGTCGCCGGGCATGGGTAGGGAGCGCAGAAGGTTAGCTTGGCGGCGTCTGGTCCCGGCCAGGCGGCTTCCACGGGGCCGAAGCGACGGACGGAGCCGCCGGGGAGCACGGCTTCGAGGGTGTAGAGGTGGGTTACGTTCGGCTCGGCATCGCGGTCGAGGTAGCGGTAGAGAGCGTCGCCGGAGAGGTTGACCAGGCGCTCCCCGTCACGCTCCAGGCGCCAATTTGAGCCGACCAAGTCGCCTTCCTCACGCCAGGAGAGGAGGATGCCATTGACATCGGTGTTGGCCTTTAAACCAGGCTCATCGGCGGCGAAGCCGTCAAGGGTGTACTACTGGTCACAGAGATCGGGGTCTGTGGCCCAAACAAATGGCACATGTGCAACTAAGTGTAGTGAAATGCCTGACACCTACTACTACACCGTCTTTTCGGTCAGCTCTAGAAAAGATGAAATTAAATAAAAAGGATTCCCCATTTTCAAGATAACGACGGAGAGCATATCCGCATAGATCGGCTACCTGCACCATGCTTGTAAGTTGGCTATCAACAAATAACGGAGTTTCAATAATATGACTTAAGGCTGTCCACCTTGTGCCTGTTTTGTAGAATTTCTTCATAAGCTCTGTATGCTTTTTAGCAACAGTCTCATTATTATCATGGATTAATAAACCATAACTGGCAACTCCAAAACTCTTGGAAATTATGGATAAATACTGTTCAAAACGTGAAACGATCTGATCGAATGCCTGTTCATCAATAGAATAGGCGGATTTGGAAGGGTCGAAATGGACTTTATCTATACATTCAGCAAATAGGCGGGCAAATTCCCATTTGGAAATACATTCAGCTAACTCAGTTATGAGATTCCGGCGTTCAGTATATGATAAATGAATATATGGTTCGGTTTTTTTGTTATTCTTTTTCGTCTGCCTGTATAGTTTTGGATTATTTGCCCGTTGAAGTCTCAGTAATTCTGTTGTTCGTTTAGATTCAACAGCTCTTCTGCGTTCATCATAAGTAAGCTGTTCAAAATCTGGTATATGAGTTTGCTCAAAGTATGGACGGAGAATCCACGCAACATGAATCTCTTGTTCTACATAATATTTTTTCTTTATTATTCCTATTTCACGTTCACAATCCCGCCAATACCAGATAGGAAT encodes:
- a CDS encoding DUF3800 domain-containing protein: MRHTSNSREYFHFILAGLSIPIWYWRDCEREIGIIKKKYYVEQEIHVAWILRPYFEQTHIPDFEQLTYDERRRAVESKRTTELLRLQRANNPKLYRQTKKNNKKTEPYIHLSYTERRNLITELAECISKWEFARLFAECIDKVHFDPSKSAYSIDEQAFDQIVSRFEQYLSIISKSFGVASYGLLIHDNNETVAKKHTELMKKFYKTGTRWTALSHIIETPLFVDSQLTSMVQVADLCGYALRRYLENGESFLFNFIFSRADRKDGVVVGVRHFTTLSCTCAICLGHRPRSL
- the rnr gene encoding ribonuclease R encodes the protein MTEQPNLLARKICAYFDEKAAKPLSPDTISEALHANNEAVLDALEELEQEGRLFANKAGRYGLPRMMGLVVGRLKGNERGFGFIIPDEEGQTDAFVGRGNFGTAIHGDRVVGRVLGDTRGQGIEAKIIRVLARARETIVGTFRIRGDVAFVAPLDRRIHVAVIVAHKDWFGAQHGEVVVAQVLDWEAPREIPVGKVIEVLGDPDDPGVDILAIVRKFELPDEFPPEVEAEAEKCDPAIADEEWTWRKNLSDEYIITIDPVDAKDFDDAISLEEKDGGWRLGVHIADVSNYVVPGTELDEEAFLRGNSVYLPDRVLPMLPERLSNFVCSLRPGELKRTVSVIADLDARGEVTAVEATPSAINSRYRLWYELAQDLIDGKKSPDVQELGHGRSQAELDELADRLRRMDALAKVLYKRRLDRGAIDLDQPEAKIILDEASGKPLEIRVKERLRTHQLIEEFMLLANEAVAKLLTDAKGPALYRIHDKPDPRSLQHLSKSLKFLQMDFSGDELADPRAMQRLIKAAEGKPLERLIKFMLLRSLQRAVYSPKNVGHFGLASGCYTHFTSPIRRYPDLVVHRLLKALHAGDGSPYDRTELSGIAKHTSATEELAEEAEREADEFKKLEYLTGHLGEVFAGTITGVIAKGVFVELNDLLIEGLVHVAKLGDDYYSFQESPDQLVGRNTGNTYRLGDKLQVQVVKVDLAALRLDLDPAGKIPEKKADRGRRRPPAEGEPHWLKYLPPKQRSRASRRKKYKK
- a CDS encoding restriction endonuclease: MTRSSGLLRSLAKLATTSSRRSYSTSGRIKYSVEVKHDGLHEYKFMTGYDKHALEEKANALMDKWNAKWEEIQRKQEAKMRLEQKIEIVRQKTESAKEEINKATTLLLTSLQTSHSIDWDSLKDFTPFPTTKPSEPKLKVLPVQPDIKDPIYKAKLGIIGRIFSGIKKKRLDQSKQKYDVALNTWQQESQKVSETNKQATERYKKKTEDWENEKRKYEEEQQLQHNEIDQLRKSYENNEREAIEQYFSIIISKSNYPNWISIDHELLYNAENRQLIVDMQLPSPSDIPSLKEVKYIKTKDEIQEVLLKEQDINKLYDSVVYQMLLRTIHELFDADTTDVLDAVALNGIVNYIDKSTGKEETSCIVSLLTTKKDFLDINLSAVDVKSCFKKLKGIGSAQLYGMTPVNPILQMDKQDSRFVASYAVAEKLSEGMNIACISWEDFEHLVRELFEKEFTESGGEVKITQASRDGGVDAVAFDPDPLRGGKIVIQAKRYTNTVPVSAVRDLYGTLINEGASRGILISTSDYGTDSYQFAKDKPLTLLSGNHLLHLLNKHGYKARIDLKEAKEINKANENQR
- a CDS encoding T9SS type A sorting domain-containing protein is translated as MVGSNWRLERDGERLVNLSGDALYRYLDRDAEPNVTHLYTLEAVLPGGSVRRFGPVEAAWPGPDAAKLTFCAPYPCPATDQVTLSYFLPEGTKNVELSLYDLSGRLVESSVTVPTAPGRHEFAYDTSTLPPGVYLVRLATDAGAITRRVVITR